tggaggcacccctggttgtgaaacactgacctatggacTATATACTAGCATAGTCCAACATGCTCAGATttttagttttaaaacagctggaggcacccctggttggtaaacactgctataGTATATTTTGCCATTTTCCGGGAATTGAAGGATTGGTTTGAATAACTAGTAAAGATAAAGAGGATAAGTCTGACTATATCTGTGTAGTGTGGTATAAATGCAGAAATATGAGCATTGAAGCAAAAGAACAAAATTGTTTCTcaacaaaactgtttattgtcataAAACGGAAATGGTATGATAAACTTGAATAAACTATTTTATGTAAAACCCAAACAGGTACTATGACTGCAGGGCATCAgtcctcaaaaaaataaaaaagcagcagcagaggaggaacatcaacttcaagaactggGAGCTGGAGTTGAAGAAGCACCTCCTGCCAGAGGCTCAGACATCCGAGGCAGAGAGATCTGGTgagtaaaattatatatatgattaattACGTATTACAATAATATTAATTGATAAaacaacaagaaaataaaaaaaataactattagAACTTATACAATAACTGTATtactatatatttgtatttttccCCCCTAGCTCAATaatgattcttaaaggggtactccagtgaaaacctaaaccttttttcttttaaatcaactggaggcagaaagttaaacatatttgtaaattacttctattaaaaaacttaatccttccagtacttatcagctgctgaatgctacagaggaaattcctttctttttggaacactgatgacatcacgaacgcagcgctctctgctgacatctctgtccattttagcaaccatgcatagcagatgcatagcagatgcatagcagatgtatgcgaagggcagcatggtggctcagtggttagcactgctgctttacagtgctggggacttgggttcaaatcccactaaggtcaaaaataaataaagtgtgataagtgttataataacatcagcagagagaactgtggtcgtgatgtcatcagagagcattccaaacagaaaagaatttcctctgtagtatttagcagctaataagtactggaaggattaagattttttaatagaagtaatttacaaatatgtttaactttctgccaccagttgatttaaaagaaaaaaggttttcaccggagtacccctttaaagcatttatGCTATTTGTAATGTTGGGACATGCAGATGTCAGGGAATCTAGTCTACCCCGTTGTTGtcctatacagtaaccccccgatatgcgatggccccgacatatgatcaaattgacatatgatggcctcttagAAGACccgtgaagtggacccggagcagcgggacagcatcggaagCCCCTGGGACTgcatcgggagtggtgaggacgcggtctggagcggcggggacaggtgagtacagcttcctatacttaacattgcacggatccctcaacagggatccgtgcaatgtaaagtataggacagtggtctacaacctgcggacctccagatgttgcaaaactacaacacccagcatgccctgacagccaactgtTGTCCGGGcactgcagggagttgtagtcttgcaacatctggagatccgcaggttgaagaccactggtattggaggttatactcacctttaCCCGCCActacggaccgtcaccgctgccctggatgtcacctgccatcgctgtcgctgtgtccccgacgctccggcaaggcctctgcttcctcggcatcctcgctctccgtcgccgccattacgCCGCTATGcaagccactcctattggatgacaggatggcatgcacagcgatgtgatgacaacgattgagagcgctgacgatgcaggggatcctgaagaggacgcgccggagccccgaggacaggtaagctaTGTTGagaaatggtcacatgattgaAAGCCTGGAAATAGAGTGATCTACGGCCACCCCTTTCCTTTGGCAGCGAGTCAAAGGAATGAGACACACTGTAATGTCATCTTTTGACATGTCCACACAACTCGTAAATTTGTATTTTCTAATTCTATATTGATAGCAATGTGGATATTATGTAAATTACTCAGCTAAATTGCCTATTGTGATAAAAAGCATGGTTAGCTATTTGCAATGGTGTATATTTGTAGTGTATAATGGTGTATAACATTTATAGGGTTAGATGACAAATATACACCAGTACAATAACTTAATTATTATATTGTTAAGCCTTAGGGAGAGTATGTTGTGTATCATGTAATGGTCAACAACACAACTGTTTTCAGTCacttgatttttattttaaaatacttttttttaattttcattattataatttttttttagatcaacaagGCCAGGCTTCATTAAGGAGTCACCATGACAGTTCCCCACCATCACCTGTCCTGTCACATTTGGAGAGCCGGAGTGAGGTTGAGGCAGATGATAATGTGCCAGTACCTGAGGAGGACATGGGCCAACCCCTGAGCTCAGCTGCCTGTTCACCAGCTATCCACAGTCCACCCAGTCCACTATCTCCAACCCCAGCACCCGCATCTGTCCCAATGGACACGTACCTTAGGGTACTCCAAGAAAGGGACAGGTTGTCCAGGGAGACGAGGCACCTTGCACGGGAGATGCGACGCTTGAATAGGACCATGCACCAACTTCACCGACGGCAGGCTGACGACATCCAAGTGATGTTGGCCCGGGTCAGCCAGCAGCACCTTCAGGCCACAGCACAGCTAAGGGTGGACCTCCTGACGGCAATATcaagaatcagccaatcacctccATTGGCTGACACCAGCAGCAGCAACAATGGGGCACCTTCACAAACCTAAAAGATTAAAGAATCATTATTTTTAGGCTGGTTGACAGTTTTGTTATGTTAGAAATGTTGGCAATGTTTAGGTTTATTGTATTACCTCTGTATTCTATTACCAAAGTTTCATGTTGACTTGTATATTGTAACCTCATACAAAATGGTGCCAAATCCTTCCTACAATATAAACATGCAATTGGTATGATTATGCTGGCTGATTGTAGACAGCAGGCATACAAGGCTAAAAATGATGATTACAGTTGTTATTTATTGCTACATTTGCATTCAAGGCCTTTGCcatcaaaatattaaaaaaaattgtaagtaagAAAAAATTGATCTCCTGTTGTGGTGTCTACATGATTGATGATAACTTTGATAGCAGAGCACAGATTCCACCAGTGCATGAAATGTGTATTGCAATAGTAActctaatttattattatttacctcAACAGTTGGAGAGGTGGGGTCCTGAGGCATTGTGAACCTgggtgtaatgtccgtttatttgtttttgcattttcccgtttcaggccctgttcagacattgtttttcATGCATTATATGTTTTCTGTGCTTTTCTTCCAGGCGTGGAAGAGTTAAGCCTTTCACACATGTGTTAGGCGAGTGTGTTAgccgaggataggggataagatgtctgatcgctgggggtcccagcagtgggcccccgcgatcagacatcttattccctatcctttggataggggatcaaatgtttttccctggaatacccctttaaggtactaaAGCTATACATTTATTACACTGTGACTTTTAatatgctgctgggatctgtgctCCATTTAATAGAGGTCACTTAAGTGTCAGATGCATTGTAAAGCACTACtgtcatttaaggggtactccggcgcttagacatcttattccctatctaaaggataggggataagatgcctgatagcgggtttcccgccgctggggacccctgtgatcttgcacactgcacaccagttaaaatcagtccccggagactgattttaactggggtgccgcatgcaagatgaggggggtccccagcggcgggatccccgcgatcaggcatcttatcccctatcctttggataggggataagatgtctaagtgccggagtacccctttaagaaaaaaaaattgtcatttacTTACCACTGATTTGCTGATCTCCTTTACCACATAAATGGACGTCCTTGTTGTATCCACAAAAATGTCCACTAAATGTCCACTAAATCCTAAAAGAAGGAGGGAAAGATATAAATTAAATAGAAATTATTAGCATTCTAAATGTAATGTTAGGAGGCTAAGAAGAAAATTGACAGACCACTAACCTGTTTGATGGTGCTGTTCACTTTCTTAACTTTTTCAAACAACTGATAACACAACGGGATCCAACATTCCAACTTGTAACCAAGAACTTCAACTTTTAACTTGAACTGTAGAACTCATAACTAATTGGTGTCAAAGCTTAGGGCAGGGTATCCCAGCTTGGGCATGTTTACTTTAAGAAAAGTCATCTGCTCCATGAGCTGAGGGGCCAGCTGTGAACGCTGTGGGCAGAGAATATTGCCAGTGACTGAAAATACCCGTTCACTTTGCACAGAGGTTGGGGGGCAGGATAGGAGCTCCTGGGCCACCATGGAGAGAGCAGGCCAAATTGCCCTCCTTTCATCCCAGTACTTGAGACTATCCGCTGTAGGTGCCAGATGGGGTTCAGACAAATAACTTTTTACAGTCTCTGCAACCTTATCTCTGGGTATCCTTGAGGGTTGTCTGGTGTGTCCGACCAAGGTTTGCAAAGTTTCTGCCCAAAAGTCAGCAGCTCTTGATGAATGTCCAGCAGTGTttgtgatggatgatgatgatgacatagcaggctcatcctcctcttcttcttcatcatcctcatcatccctcTCTGACGGCACAACCAAGTGTCTTTGCCTGTCACACACCCTGTTGATTAATTTCTCTCTCCAGCCTGTTAGGGAATTGGCTTGGAGTGCCATTTTGCCCTTAATTCGGGGGTCACACATGGTGGCAAGCATCAATTCAGGGCAAGCATCAGTGAGCTCTGTGATCCTCCGGTTTAATTGTCCATGCAGTCTCCTGACAAGTGTGGCAACATCAGGTACTATGTATCCTCCAGGCAAGTTTTCTCTATGGTTGAGGAAGGCATCCATTTTGTTAACAAGATGGGTAAAGAGGGGGATGACTTGAGCCAAGCTTGCACTTTCTTGACTTAGGTTTTCTGTGGCTGCGCGAAAGGGGCTTAGTACAGTCACCACCTGAGCTATTATTTTCCACTCCTCCCTGCTAAGTGGTCTGGCCACACCGATGACATGCTCATGTGACATTGCATGTATAGCTTTTTGTTGCTCCAGAATTCTTTCAAGCATGTCCAAAGTAGAATTCCACCTGGTGCTTACATCCTGCTTCAGGCGGTGTTGAGGAAGACCTGCCTTAATCTGCTCCTGCCTGAAAATGTGACTGTCCTTCACACTTCTATGAAAATGGCCTGCAATTTTCCTACAGGAGTCTAACACTTCAGAGAGCTTTGTATTGCTCTCAGTGGTGTCATCTATACCTGCCTTTACTACAAGATGGAGGACATGGGCGGAGCATCGGACACCAACAAATTTGCCATCCCGCAGTGCTTTTAACATATTGGCTGCCCCATCAGTGACCACAAACCCCATCTTCGCCTGTGTATTTGCCTGCTCCCCAAGCCACTCTGCCACCATTTTCTGTAATGCACGGGTTATGTTATGCGAGCTGTGCTGCTCATCTAAAACCTCTGCATGCAGTAGGAATGAGCAGTGCCCCTGATTTTgtttttctacaacaccagctCCTGTGCTTCTTGGCCCTGATGTAATTTGGGCTGGTTCCATTACAATGGGCTGCCACCAGTGTGCTGTTAGTGATAAGAAGGCATGCTGCCCACTGGGAGCACTCCACAAGTCTGTGGTGAAATGTACTGACTGTCCTGTGGCTCTGCCTAGCTCCTGTTTTATTAACTCCACACAAGATTTATGTAAGGAGGGTACTATACTGCGACTAAATGTGGTACGGGATGGAATTACATACTGGGGTGCAACTGCCTGCATTAGACGTTTAAACGGTTCCCCCTCCACCATGTTAAAGGGAGCTCCCCCGACGGCTATGAGCTCGCCAATGAGGCGGGTAATTTTACGGGACTGCTGTCTTGAAATCCCCCTGGAATGAAATCCACTAAATTGATCCAAGGTGGGCTGTTTTGCTTGACTGGGGTCAACAGCTTCACCTCTGTGCCCCTTGTCCAGGTTATGTGAGCTGATGGTAGCACTGGAACTAGCACTTGCCCTTTTTTTACTGGGTGGAGGTGACAACAACCCACTGTCTTCTCTTAACAGGACTGGCTTGTGGTGTGTGCGCAAATGGTGATTCATGCCAGAATTAGTCAGATGCCCAATAACTCTACCACGACTGACTTCCCTGCCACATAGCTTACATTTAGCTGATCTACCATCACCAACTATTGAAAAATGCTCCCAAACTTTAGATTTCCGGCTGGAACTGGAACCGGGTTGTGCAGATGGGGCATTTTGCAGGAGGGGATTGCTTTTGGAAGCTGGAGGCCTTGTACTGGGGACGGTGGCACTACTTGAATGGGAGGGTGGTGTATCCATTACAACTAAAGAGCCagaggatgatggtggtgatgattctGGAAGGTCAGTTGTAAATAGGAGTGGCGATACAGGACTTTGATATTGTTCAGGACTGGACACATCATGAATGAAATCAAGGGGTACCTCCTCTTCTATGCTTCCAATGTCTACACCTTGAAGAGGCGTACTTAAATGCATTATGTCCATGTCTGATTGTGAGCCCTGCTTCTTGTTTCCCTCTCCTTCTTGGTGTCTAACAGATTGCGAGACATTAAGGGCCACAGTAGCAGCACTAGTGGTGGCTGTCTTATTTTTTTCTTGGATATGATGATGAGTATGGCCACTTGATGAAGcatgggactttgctgcaggcCTTGCtgctgatcctcttttgtaaaaaagtgcaggtgttaccttagcttGTTTGCCTGTTGTCTCTGTGCCAGAAGCCAAGTTATCATCAGGTAAACCGTCCATTTCTGCAAATCCAGTGACTCTCTCCACACACTGCAACTGTAACACCACCAGCCAGTCTCACAGGACTACCTCACAACTGAATAAAACAGCCTTACTGTCTGCAATACAGTAGGGATTGAATGGAATAAGCTAATTGGCTAAAAGTTACCATATGGTACCATGTGACAATGAACTCCGATCATATGACCTCCTA
The sequence above is a segment of the Hyla sarda isolate aHylSar1 chromosome 6, aHylSar1.hap1, whole genome shotgun sequence genome. Coding sequences within it:
- the LOC130277585 gene encoding uncharacterized protein LOC130277585, which translates into the protein MSGMREIVSVVSGREDGDGERAVVDVSDRACVSERAVVDVSDRACVSERADDECSGGVERRGEKRRSKVRACPIARQSGWAISDSGSGSHTSESESLHSVGVPPAKKQRGPKFTEAENVALVAAVSTEKSVLFNTTVGTQEKMAAWSRVREKVSQVASGTADRTVLSIRHRYYDCRASVLKKIKKQQQRRNINFKNWELELKKHLLPEAQTSEAERSDQQGQASLRSHHDSSPPSPVLSHLESRSEVEADDNVPVPEEDMGQPLSSAACSPAIHSPPSPLSPTPAPASVPMDTYLRVLQERDRLSRETRHLAREMRRLNRTMHQLHRRQADDIQVMLARVSQQHLQATAQLRVDLLTAISRISQSPPLADTSSSNNGAPSQT